The following are from one region of the Tenacibaculum dicentrarchi genome:
- a CDS encoding EamA family transporter: MNKLKGMIFVSIGAASYGILATIIKLANHNNFGTAGLTFLQYLFGVLFLSIATFLIKVTSKKTISTKNTVNKTVISTAKYPKLKLIFFGTFLGLTSSFYYLSIQYVPVSVGIILLMQTVWMGILLEFFIDRKLVSKAKIIGSIMVLLGTLLASKVFESDFNLNLLGVIYGLFAAIFYTASMYASNKISLELPSLTRSKYLVYGGFLAILIFWNFQIIEEVNSVEILKWGMVLGLFGTVLPPILFSKGVPVIGNGLTSIIAALEIPISVLSAFLILNEQVNVLQAIGIFIILITIVLINVKNKV, encoded by the coding sequence ATGAACAAACTAAAAGGAATGATATTCGTTTCTATAGGAGCAGCTAGTTATGGTATTTTAGCAACTATTATTAAATTAGCCAATCATAATAATTTTGGTACAGCAGGACTTACTTTTTTACAATATCTTTTTGGCGTACTTTTTTTAAGTATCGCTACTTTTCTTATTAAGGTAACATCAAAAAAAACTATTTCAACAAAAAATACAGTAAACAAAACAGTAATATCAACAGCAAAATACCCTAAGTTAAAATTAATATTTTTCGGTACTTTTTTAGGGCTTACCAGTAGTTTTTATTATTTATCAATACAATATGTTCCTGTTTCTGTGGGGATTATTCTGTTAATGCAAACAGTTTGGATGGGCATCCTTTTAGAGTTTTTTATCGATAGAAAACTTGTTTCAAAAGCAAAAATAATAGGTTCAATAATGGTATTACTAGGGACTTTATTAGCTTCAAAAGTTTTTGAAAGTGATTTCAATTTAAATTTATTAGGCGTTATATATGGTTTATTTGCGGCTATATTTTATACCGCTTCAATGTATGCTTCCAATAAAATTTCGTTAGAATTACCTAGTTTAACTAGAAGTAAGTATTTAGTATATGGCGGTTTTTTAGCAATCCTTATTTTTTGGAATTTTCAAATTATTGAAGAAGTAAATTCCGTAGAAATACTAAAATGGGGAATGGTTTTAGGGTTGTTTGGTACTGTATTACCTCCTATATTATTTAGCAAAGGTGTACCCGTAATTGGTAACGGATTAACCAGTATTATTGCTGCTTTAGAAATACCTATTTCTGTTTTAAGTGCTTTTTTAATACTAAATGAACAGGTTAATGTATTACAAGCTATTGGAATTTTTATTATACTAATTACCATCGTATTAATTAATGTTAAAAATAAAGTATGA
- a CDS encoding M28 family metallopeptidase yields the protein MKKLLYIASAIVFTACGSTKETASIEIGKTIDHADKFAKTITAKDLAKHLFIYASDEFEGRNTGEPGQKKAVKYLKDFYINQQIKSPLGGTNYFQEVPSAFLSKNRYDLVLKDSENVLAFIKGSEKPDEIIIISAHLDHEGIKDGQIYNGADDDGSGTVAILEIAEAFKKAADAGKGPKRSVLFLHVTGEEKGLLGSKYYSENPIFPLKNTVTDLNIDMIGRVDKAHKETPNYLYLIGADKLSTELHNISEAMNKKYTNITLDYTYNDENDPNRFYYRSDHYNFAKHNIPVIFYFNGTHEDYHKPTDTADKINYELLENRTRLVFYTAWEIANRENRLTVNKLAKK from the coding sequence ATGAAAAAATTACTTTACATAGCAAGTGCAATTGTGTTTACAGCCTGTGGAAGCACAAAAGAAACAGCAAGTATCGAAATTGGTAAAACTATAGATCATGCTGATAAATTTGCAAAAACAATTACTGCAAAAGATTTAGCAAAGCATTTATTTATCTATGCTTCGGATGAATTTGAAGGACGAAATACCGGAGAACCTGGGCAAAAGAAAGCTGTAAAATATTTAAAAGATTTTTATATAAACCAACAAATTAAATCACCTTTAGGTGGTACCAATTATTTTCAAGAAGTGCCTAGTGCTTTTTTAAGTAAAAATAGGTATGACCTGGTATTAAAAGATTCTGAAAACGTGCTTGCCTTTATTAAAGGTTCTGAAAAGCCTGATGAAATTATTATTATTTCGGCACATTTAGACCACGAAGGTATTAAAGACGGACAAATTTACAACGGTGCTGATGATGACGGTTCGGGTACAGTAGCAATATTAGAAATTGCAGAAGCCTTTAAAAAAGCAGCCGATGCTGGTAAAGGACCTAAACGTTCTGTTTTATTTTTACATGTAACAGGTGAAGAAAAAGGTTTATTAGGGTCAAAATATTATAGCGAAAATCCTATTTTCCCTTTAAAAAATACCGTTACCGATTTAAATATTGATATGATTGGGCGTGTTGACAAAGCACACAAAGAAACACCTAATTACCTTTATTTAATTGGTGCCGATAAATTGAGTACAGAGTTGCACAACATCTCTGAGGCTATGAATAAAAAATACACCAATATTACCTTAGATTATACGTATAATGATGAAAATGACCCAAATCGTTTTTACTATCGTTCAGATCATTATAATTTTGCAAAGCATAATATTCCTGTTATTTTTTACTTTAACGGAACCCATGAAGACTACCACAAACCAACCGATACTGCCGATAAAATTAACTACGAACTATTAGAAAACAGAACGCGTTTGGTTTTTTATACAGCTTGGGAAATTGCCAATCGTGAAAACCGCTTAACTGTCAATAAATTAGCTAAAAAATAA
- a CDS encoding 3-ketoacyl-ACP reductase → MEKLTNKKAIITGGSRGLGKATAIAFAQKGIHVAITGRNEKRLQETVAELKSYNIEATYAIFDVGNYEQVQQGIKEIIATFGTVDILVNNAGIASFGTFNDMKVEDWTQIIQTNLMGMYYVTKEVLPYLIEKNQGDIINISSTAGLSGNATTSAYSASKFAVIGMSESLMKEVRKNNIRVCTLTPSTIASDMSLELGITDGNIEKVLQPEDFAELIVAGLMLPRRAMLKGASLWSTNP, encoded by the coding sequence ATGGAAAAATTAACAAATAAAAAAGCCATCATTACTGGTGGAAGTAGAGGATTAGGAAAGGCAACTGCCATCGCTTTTGCTCAAAAAGGAATACACGTTGCCATTACTGGTAGAAATGAAAAACGATTACAAGAAACCGTTGCCGAATTAAAATCATACAATATCGAGGCAACTTATGCCATTTTTGATGTCGGAAATTATGAGCAAGTTCAACAAGGAATCAAAGAAATTATTGCCACTTTTGGAACAGTTGATATTTTAGTAAATAACGCTGGAATCGCTTCTTTTGGAACTTTTAACGATATGAAAGTTGAAGATTGGACACAAATTATACAAACCAATTTAATGGGAATGTATTATGTAACCAAAGAAGTTTTACCGTATTTAATCGAAAAAAACCAAGGTGATATTATTAATATTTCATCGACTGCTGGTTTGAGTGGAAATGCGACAACCTCAGCCTATTCAGCCTCTAAATTTGCGGTTATTGGAATGTCAGAATCGTTAATGAAAGAGGTGCGTAAAAATAATATTCGTGTTTGCACGCTTACGCCAAGTACAATTGCTTCGGATATGTCGTTAGAATTAGGAATTACTGACGGAAATATTGAAAAAGTGTTACAACCTGAAGATTTTGCAGAATTAATTGTCGCTGGTTTAATGTTACCTAGAAGAGCCATGCTAAAAGGTGCTTCTTTATGGTCAACAAATCCATAA
- a CDS encoding SWIM zinc finger family protein yields MKFNFKYSGNSSVSNTMASTGVSFAPDTLREPTYFVGSLDKKIPFREAISALHHVVIADFNFQPKDNTEYLAWLKGQEEVWIAEATAQLSGLKEDINHLQEKLKKLRLKREEITKPFYDAQRKYFNYLYKRDYAAWFVLDPVITVHPDQVFFECFSQDESVYGKLSCGYDVFKNINEFKCGTTNIDYSKELYNEFQKIRTYKETEFKVDPTGFDVKTTGEDTYREVKIDLPDSWVRGFLQVSSAMTSDKVSFDLHPVDIANFIAVLKRHKEKKGPRAIKYILKPGKPIIAVFEPWNIEVACLQSIYKGDEEKEIRVWGRRRITLLERLLPITTKFTVHLLGSGMPSFYIAHLANDMYFTLGLSGWTANDWTQTTNLDLLSPRGQVPATTMQTIYLALRKDWLNTPSNLAKDLGLDKTIVTQSLQTFTQAGKVVYDLKNNVYRIRELKKDGIDLDSLRFSNEIDKKAYELMESGAVSNLKTAIDGSNININATVSNNYKTNVLINNDLQIVDAKCVCSYYHQNKMTKGPCEHILATRIAFDKKN; encoded by the coding sequence ATGAAGTTTAATTTTAAATATAGTGGTAATAGTAGTGTTAGTAATACCATGGCATCTACAGGAGTAAGTTTTGCTCCTGATACATTAAGAGAGCCTACATATTTTGTAGGAAGCCTAGATAAAAAAATTCCTTTTAGAGAGGCTATTTCAGCTTTACATCATGTAGTAATTGCCGATTTTAATTTTCAACCAAAAGATAATACAGAATACTTAGCTTGGTTAAAAGGTCAGGAAGAGGTATGGATTGCCGAAGCAACAGCTCAATTATCAGGGTTAAAAGAAGATATTAATCATCTTCAAGAAAAATTAAAAAAATTACGCCTAAAAAGAGAAGAAATTACAAAGCCTTTTTATGATGCGCAACGAAAATATTTTAATTATCTATATAAACGAGATTATGCTGCTTGGTTTGTTTTAGACCCCGTAATTACAGTACACCCAGACCAAGTGTTTTTTGAGTGTTTTAGTCAAGATGAATCTGTTTATGGAAAATTATCTTGTGGTTATGATGTTTTTAAAAATATAAATGAGTTTAAATGTGGAACTACAAATATTGATTATTCGAAAGAATTATATAATGAGTTTCAGAAAATAAGAACTTATAAAGAAACAGAGTTTAAAGTAGATCCAACGGGTTTTGATGTAAAAACAACAGGAGAAGATACTTATAGAGAAGTAAAAATTGATTTACCAGATAGTTGGGTTCGTGGTTTTTTACAAGTAAGTAGTGCCATGACAAGTGATAAAGTATCTTTTGATTTGCATCCTGTGGATATTGCTAATTTTATAGCAGTATTAAAAAGACACAAAGAAAAGAAAGGTCCAAGGGCGATAAAATATATATTGAAACCTGGTAAACCTATTATTGCTGTTTTTGAACCTTGGAATATTGAAGTGGCTTGTTTACAATCTATATATAAAGGTGATGAAGAAAAAGAAATAAGAGTTTGGGGAAGAAGAAGAATAACGCTTTTAGAACGATTATTGCCAATTACGACTAAATTCACTGTTCATTTATTGGGTAGCGGTATGCCGTCATTTTATATCGCACATTTGGCAAATGATATGTATTTTACATTAGGATTATCTGGTTGGACAGCTAATGATTGGACGCAAACAACTAATTTAGATTTACTTTCACCTAGAGGACAAGTTCCTGCTACTACCATGCAAACTATTTATTTAGCATTGCGAAAGGATTGGTTAAATACTCCGAGTAATTTAGCTAAAGATTTAGGATTAGATAAAACAATTGTAACACAATCATTACAAACTTTTACACAAGCAGGAAAAGTAGTGTACGATTTAAAGAATAATGTATATCGAATTAGAGAATTAAAAAAAGATGGAATTGATTTAGATAGCTTACGTTTTTCTAATGAAATTGATAAAAAAGCCTATGAACTGATGGAGTCAGGAGCTGTTTCAAATTTAAAAACAGCTATAGATGGTAGTAATATAAACATAAATGCAACAGTAAGTAATAATTATAAAACAAATGTACTTATTAACAACGACCTACAAATTGTTGATGCTAAGTGTGTTTGTAGTTATTATCATCAAAATAAAATGACAAAAGGACCTTGTGAACATATTTTAGCCACAAGAATTGCTTTTGATAAAAAAAATTAA
- the moeB gene encoding molybdopterin-synthase adenylyltransferase MoeB: MSLTEEEKKQYNRHLILEKIGSAGQLKLKNAKVLVIGAGGLGCPVLQYLTAAGVGTIGIIDDDKVSQSNLQRQILYTVDDVGFSKAETAKNRLSKLNPFVKFNVYKEQLTRLNAISLFEEYDVIVDGSDNFSTRYLTNDAAVITNKPLVYGAIFKFEGQVSVFNYKGSASYRCLYPTPPKPDESPNCSQIGVLGVLPGIIGSLQANEAIKIICEIGDVLANKLLMYDTLTMRQMLLNFEKTPEKSITKLEENYDFFCGIIEADNEITLEELQADLLKYNLLDVREDWEREQHHIGGQHIRLVDLPERLNEIDTTKPVIVYCKSGIRSKRAISFLEDSLKEAILINLKNGLN; this comes from the coding sequence ATGAGCTTAACAGAAGAAGAAAAAAAACAATATAACCGTCATCTTATTTTAGAAAAAATAGGTTCAGCAGGGCAGTTAAAATTAAAAAATGCTAAAGTTTTGGTAATAGGTGCTGGCGGATTAGGCTGTCCTGTATTACAATACTTAACAGCTGCAGGAGTTGGTACAATTGGTATTATTGATGATGATAAAGTTTCGCAAAGTAATTTACAACGTCAAATTTTATATACTGTTGATGATGTTGGATTTTCAAAAGCAGAAACTGCTAAAAATCGATTATCAAAGTTAAACCCGTTTGTTAAGTTTAATGTTTATAAAGAACAATTAACACGATTAAATGCTATTTCATTATTTGAAGAATATGATGTTATTGTAGATGGAAGTGATAATTTTTCAACTCGTTATTTAACAAATGATGCTGCGGTAATAACAAACAAACCGTTAGTATATGGTGCAATTTTTAAGTTTGAAGGACAAGTAAGCGTATTTAATTACAAAGGAAGTGCGAGTTATCGCTGTTTATATCCTACGCCACCAAAACCAGATGAATCACCAAATTGTTCGCAAATAGGTGTTTTAGGTGTTTTACCTGGTATTATAGGTAGTTTACAAGCTAATGAAGCGATTAAAATAATTTGTGAAATAGGCGATGTTTTAGCCAATAAATTATTGATGTATGATACCTTAACAATGCGTCAAATGCTATTGAATTTTGAAAAAACTCCAGAAAAATCAATTACAAAATTAGAAGAAAATTATGATTTTTTCTGTGGAATTATTGAAGCTGATAACGAAATAACATTAGAAGAATTACAAGCTGATTTATTAAAATATAATCTTTTAGATGTTCGTGAAGATTGGGAAAGAGAGCAACACCATATTGGAGGACAGCATATTCGTTTAGTAGATTTACCAGAGCGATTAAATGAAATTGATACCACGAAACCTGTAATTGTGTATTGTAAATCGGGTATTCGAAGTAAAAGAGCTATCTCTTTCTTAGAAGATTCATTAAAAGAAGCTATTTTAATAAATCTTAAAAATGGTTTGAATTAA
- a CDS encoding WGR domain-containing protein, translating into MKLIKQKKLYFSDEKSDKVYEVDLCESQDLFIVNFRYGKRGASLREGTKTVFPVSYEEAEKIFNKLVGSKEKKGYSEANLSEKKQVENPKKEEKSTTRKDTILKYLNQALKGTYTRNWKVARIINRVGVLKIKEAIPLIAQFIHSSDKFEQYNALSVLIDFNESNYVEDAIKIFKKDTFNTIGGRVSVAYILKYGNTSDIETVQNEARKYITKVKLDSLKTRLLAEILGENPKNPMLLFYVYIYSFNNEKLRLELLEVIEEIPLKVDTFKSVRYIYRTAYATNDTQFFALVSKRIAISNGTYSSDFPYINDEYDWVEASEEKKKPNPRIAFSGKTKNYFNKNTYQKVYTLSTDNQEAYIEYAKELLCSLNDKEDTAPENRTTEWVYNRETGYEPEFRCYPKYHQFLALMYILYGNSTRFKCIGNKWFYIDELTDNSIREDILPAVWNKKPSEVLSILANAKSSIAVDFSLKIIKENPHFLENLSEEILAKLIRHYHPKVLNLIAEVLEQKYAIAQAPEEILLILVSSRYKKVVELGLKWLDKYENSYLSNPSLVTKLLLTDEVLIIDYLSNLYKNNVAYNMPIFIDDLITLFDEPSTYTSEFLIAVNYLIGNTFFGKLLSEISAQYIISLSASSSITNQLFAINLAKHNTTSVYELFKENYKEYIASDEAILRSAGIEILAYFPDEFLLENKQDIIKFCFSEHETVRKAIQPTIRKLIHLDEEFKEYLRKKLLAYLVEDETYEGLHQNCYKTLIQFYGTQINAVSEEEIIALILSKHEFAQKLGTPLFEKNVDMNNLKMSKLVRLAHSDVFSVRTQLHNYFKNNVARVNYELEEALPIFNTNWQDVIDWADAYFKTSIEAKNWTVPLLLYVCDHVKEQVQLLGRSLITTHFSEEKGLPLLVSLQEHPTKNMQFFVTNYLEGYASDNIKVILQLEDYFKTTLFYINTNRATKTRVYSFLENQSKKYKEIAEMTVRVLTAILDTKTAIDKNKVIEILITISEIHTDVEVPLLIK; encoded by the coding sequence TTGAAATTAATCAAACAAAAGAAATTATATTTTTCAGATGAAAAATCAGACAAAGTTTATGAAGTTGACTTATGTGAAAGTCAAGATTTATTTATAGTAAACTTTAGATATGGAAAAAGAGGTGCGAGTTTAAGAGAAGGCACTAAAACTGTTTTTCCTGTATCTTATGAAGAAGCTGAGAAAATCTTTAATAAATTAGTCGGAAGTAAAGAAAAGAAAGGGTATTCAGAAGCAAATTTATCAGAAAAAAAACAAGTTGAAAATCCGAAGAAAGAAGAAAAAAGTACTACACGAAAAGATACTATTTTAAAGTATCTAAATCAAGCTTTAAAAGGAACTTATACCAGAAATTGGAAAGTAGCTAGAATTATAAATAGAGTAGGTGTTTTAAAAATAAAAGAAGCAATACCATTAATCGCTCAATTTATTCATTCATCAGATAAGTTTGAACAGTATAACGCGTTATCAGTATTAATTGATTTTAATGAATCAAATTATGTTGAAGATGCAATTAAAATCTTCAAAAAAGATACTTTTAATACAATTGGAGGAAGAGTTTCCGTAGCTTATATTTTGAAATATGGAAATACTTCGGATATAGAAACGGTACAAAATGAAGCTAGAAAATATATTACAAAAGTAAAATTAGATTCTTTAAAAACACGACTTTTAGCAGAAATTTTAGGAGAGAACCCGAAAAATCCGATGCTATTATTTTATGTTTATATTTATTCCTTTAATAACGAAAAATTAAGATTGGAGTTATTGGAAGTAATAGAAGAAATTCCGTTAAAAGTAGATACTTTTAAATCTGTACGCTATATTTATCGAACAGCTTATGCAACAAATGACACTCAATTTTTTGCTTTAGTATCTAAACGAATTGCTATTAGTAACGGAACTTACAGTTCTGATTTCCCATATATAAATGATGAATATGATTGGGTAGAAGCATCCGAAGAAAAGAAAAAACCAAATCCGAGAATTGCTTTTTCAGGAAAAACCAAAAACTATTTTAATAAAAATACCTATCAGAAAGTATATACTTTAAGTACAGATAATCAAGAAGCATATATTGAATATGCTAAAGAATTATTATGTTCCTTAAATGATAAAGAAGATACTGCTCCTGAAAATAGAACTACCGAATGGGTTTATAATCGAGAAACAGGATATGAACCAGAATTTAGATGTTACCCTAAATATCATCAATTTTTAGCTTTAATGTATATCTTGTATGGAAATTCAACAAGGTTTAAATGTATCGGTAATAAATGGTTTTATATTGATGAACTTACTGATAACAGTATAAGAGAAGATATTTTACCTGCTGTTTGGAATAAAAAACCATCCGAAGTATTGTCTATTCTAGCCAATGCAAAAAGTAGTATTGCAGTTGATTTTTCATTGAAAATTATAAAAGAAAATCCACATTTTTTAGAAAATTTATCCGAAGAAATACTAGCGAAATTAATACGACATTATCATCCGAAGGTATTAAATTTAATAGCTGAGGTTTTAGAACAAAAATATGCGATAGCCCAAGCTCCTGAAGAAATTCTATTGATTTTAGTATCTTCAAGATATAAAAAAGTTGTTGAATTAGGATTAAAATGGTTAGATAAATATGAAAATTCGTATTTATCAAATCCTTCTTTAGTAACAAAATTATTGCTTACTGATGAGGTTTTAATCATCGATTATTTAAGTAATTTATATAAAAATAATGTAGCATATAATATGCCGATTTTTATAGATGATTTAATAACATTGTTTGATGAGCCTTCTACATATACTTCTGAATTTTTAATAGCGGTTAATTATTTAATCGGAAATACATTTTTTGGAAAATTATTAAGTGAAATATCTGCTCAATATATTATCAGTTTATCGGCTTCAAGTTCTATAACAAATCAATTATTTGCAATTAATTTAGCAAAACATAATACTACATCGGTTTATGAACTTTTTAAAGAGAATTATAAAGAATATATTGCCTCAGATGAAGCGATTTTAAGAAGTGCAGGAATTGAAATTTTAGCATATTTTCCTGATGAATTTTTATTGGAAAATAAACAAGATATAATTAAATTTTGTTTTTCAGAACATGAAACCGTTAGAAAAGCAATACAACCGACAATTCGTAAATTAATTCATTTAGATGAAGAATTTAAAGAGTATTTACGTAAAAAATTATTAGCTTATTTAGTAGAAGATGAAACGTATGAAGGTTTACATCAAAATTGTTATAAAACTTTAATACAATTTTATGGAACTCAAATAAATGCAGTATCTGAAGAAGAAATAATAGCATTAATTTTATCAAAACATGAATTTGCACAGAAATTAGGAACGCCACTTTTTGAAAAAAATGTGGATATGAATAATTTAAAAATGTCTAAATTAGTTCGTTTAGCACATAGTGATGTATTTTCTGTAAGAACACAATTACATAATTATTTTAAAAATAACGTAGCCAGAGTAAATTACGAATTAGAAGAAGCATTGCCTATTTTTAATACAAATTGGCAAGATGTTATTGATTGGGCGGATGCTTACTTTAAAACATCTATTGAAGCTAAAAATTGGACAGTACCATTACTATTATATGTGTGTGACCATGTAAAAGAACAAGTACAACTATTAGGTAGAAGCCTAATAACAACTCATTTTTCAGAAGAAAAAGGATTACCATTACTTGTTAGTTTACAAGAGCATCCAACAAAAAATATGCAGTTTTTTGTAACCAATTATTTAGAAGGATATGCATCAGATAATATTAAAGTTATCTTACAATTAGAAGATTATTTTAAAACAACCTTATTTTATATAAATACCAATAGAGCAACAAAAACAAGAGTATATTCTTTTTTAGAAAATCAATCTAAAAAATATAAAGAAATTGCTGAGATGACCGTAAGAGTTTTAACAGCTATTTTAGATACAAAAACTGCCATTGATAAAAATAAAGTTATAGAGATTTTAATTACTATATCTGAAATACATACAGATGTAGAAGTGCCATTATTAATTAAATAA
- a CDS encoding reverse transcriptase family protein, whose product MDNSATRKQEIYDKIKESSKHEFILSEMKRLGFWGDDNVNFDKVNDFLKEENALSGDLSKLLKKERLIKDTDAFIANKHKERKKLSKEKQKETKLKREQIRKEKAEKWQQTKKEDITYLGAGYSHQLNDTQIDEVRLKEAGLPIYHSVKDLAEAMKITVNELRFLAFSRKNSQIEHYKRFKVAKKSGGYRLISAPMPRLKRAQHFILENILNKVIVHDKAHGCVKERSIISNAMPHLNKAVVINQDLKNFFPSVTYKRIKGVFKSLGYSEQLAVIFSLLCSESKILDISLLGENYFSKRGERFLPQGSPCSPAITNILCRKMDYRLDGLAKKYGFDYSRYVDDTTFSGNHEQFKHITAILKYSKKIISEENFNLHPDKLKIMKRNQRQEVTGIVVNEKLNIDKKSLKRFRALLYQIEKEGIAGKTWNGGLNVLAEIDGYANYIYQVDKEKGVKYKSQVADILKAHSYKESKGIFNKINSLFKR is encoded by the coding sequence ATGGATAATTCAGCTACGAGAAAACAAGAGATTTACGACAAAATTAAAGAATCATCAAAACATGAATTTATTCTTTCAGAAATGAAACGATTAGGTTTTTGGGGTGATGATAACGTGAATTTCGATAAAGTAAACGATTTTTTAAAAGAAGAAAATGCTCTATCAGGAGATTTATCAAAACTTTTAAAAAAGGAAAGACTAATAAAAGATACTGATGCTTTTATCGCCAATAAACACAAAGAGCGAAAGAAGTTATCAAAAGAAAAACAAAAAGAAACTAAGCTTAAAAGAGAACAAATCCGTAAGGAAAAAGCGGAAAAATGGCAGCAGACCAAAAAAGAAGATATTACTTATTTAGGTGCTGGTTATTCTCATCAGTTAAACGATACTCAAATAGATGAGGTAAGACTCAAAGAAGCTGGTTTACCAATTTATCATTCGGTAAAAGATTTAGCTGAGGCTATGAAAATTACGGTAAATGAACTTCGGTTTTTAGCTTTTTCAAGAAAAAACTCACAAATTGAACACTACAAACGTTTTAAAGTTGCTAAAAAATCAGGCGGATATCGTTTAATTTCTGCGCCAATGCCTCGATTGAAAAGAGCGCAACACTTTATTTTAGAAAATATTTTAAATAAAGTAATTGTTCATGATAAAGCTCATGGTTGTGTAAAAGAAAGGTCAATTATTAGTAATGCAATGCCTCATTTAAATAAAGCGGTTGTTATTAATCAAGATTTGAAAAACTTTTTTCCATCAGTTACTTATAAAAGAATAAAAGGCGTTTTTAAATCTTTAGGATATTCAGAACAATTAGCAGTTATTTTTTCATTATTATGTTCAGAATCTAAAATTTTAGATATTTCGTTATTAGGTGAAAATTACTTTTCAAAAAGAGGAGAACGTTTTCTACCACAAGGCTCGCCTTGTAGCCCTGCGATAACTAATATTTTATGTCGTAAAATGGATTATCGATTAGATGGTTTAGCTAAAAAATATGGTTTTGATTATTCTAGATATGTTGATGATACTACTTTTTCAGGAAATCATGAACAATTTAAACACATTACAGCAATATTAAAATATTCTAAAAAAATCATATCCGAAGAAAATTTTAATTTACATCCTGATAAGCTTAAAATAATGAAGCGAAATCAACGACAGGAAGTAACAGGTATTGTAGTGAATGAAAAATTGAATATTGATAAAAAATCATTAAAACGTTTTAGAGCATTGTTATATCAAATTGAAAAAGAAGGTATCGCAGGGAAAACATGGAACGGCGGATTGAATGTTTTAGCAGAAATTGATGGATATGCAAATTATATTTATCAAGTAGATAAAGAAAAAGGTGTTAAGTATAAAAGTCAAGTAGCAGATATTTTAAAAGCGCATTCTTATAAAGAAAGTAAAGGAATTTTTAATAAAATAAATTCGTTGTTCAAAAGATAA